The region gagaggaaggtggaagaagaggtggtagtcctgggggtgacagtcagtccgggttccattgatgagcccgactgccgacgggaaaaaacttttggtgtggcgggtggtcttggtcatgatggaccgcagcctcctccccgaggggagggactcgaacagggagtgtccagggtgggaggggtcagcgacaatctttctggcccgcttcagtgacctggaagtgaacaggttACTTAGTGTACAACTACTTTGTTACTAGGTGTAAAACTACCAGTTTCTTCACTCGactgccttttcttcttcttcactgaaCTTGACTGGTTCTTTACTGTGTTCTACTGCATGGTGCCAGAAGGGCTCTATCATGTATCTATAACATACACACAACGTGGTAAATGGCGTTAACTTTCCGTTTGATAAGTGTTCATTGTTTGTTTCCAGTGGCATCTGTTTGAAGAAGTCTCTCAGCTTCGGTGGCTGATCTGAGGTCATCGCTTTGCCTTCACCGGGGGACTCCTGCTGCCGCCATGCTGACCTAGAGTCAGCTGTTCGTCTGCAGTGAGCTGGATCCAGAGATCGAGATCATGTCTGAGAACCaggccaacaacaacaatgtccccctgaacaacaacaacatgggacCCAACAGGATTCGAAACCCCAACGTCAACCAGAATCCCCTCATCAATGTCCGCGACCGGCTCTTCCACGCCCTCTTCTTCAAGATGGCCGTCACATACGCCCGACTGTTCCCTCCGTCCTTCAGGAGGGTCTTTGAGTTCTTCGTCCTGCTCAAGGTGTGTACGTCTCTGATATAGTTACATATATAACCCGAGGTGTGTAACGTGGTGTGAACTCCTCTGGGTTCCTGTTCAGGCActcttcgtcctcttcatcctcgCCTACATTCACATCGCCTTCTCTCGCTCGCCCATCAACTGTCTGGAGGTGGTGAGGGAGCGCTGGCCTCGTGACGGCATCCTGCGGGTGGAGATCCAGAGGAACTCCAGCCGAGCCCCCGTCTTCCTGCAGTACTATGACTCCACGGGcctccaggaggagctggaggcggaggaggggggtggagcAACGAGAGGAGTGGTGGGGCTCAGCCTAGCAGctctgcaggaggaagaagaagacgaggatgaGATGACCGTGGAGATGTTTGACAACAGCTCTGTGCAGGTGAGCCGTCAGAGgttcagttatatatatatatttatatattggtgctgtgaaaaataacgcgttatgattaaattacaggattaattagttacttttttttaccgcatttaacgcatgcgcagaatgagcttccagtccgtctgcTGGTCGTTtctacagcagcgtgtcattctgtctctagtgtcgcggtaacactccgatctccgtctcgcgcgccgcagagctccgattcggcgttctcacaaaaatataccgagaatatcggtgattaatcatgattaatcgacagaaacctgtgattaacctgattacaatttgtaatcgtttcacagccctaatctatatatattttaatatatatcacAAACTGTCTTCAGAGGGCTTTGCAATCTtttacaatagatgtcatgtgactagaggaacaatagatgaactagccagtacagagaggagtcctctatcagcactaaggtctaactagaccagtacagagaggagtcctctatcaggactaaggtctaactagaccagtacagagaggagtcctctatcaggactaaggtctaactagaccagtacagagaggagtcctctatcagcactaaggtctaacaagaccagtacagagatgagtcctctatcaggactaaggtctaactagaccagtacagagaggagtcctctatcagcactaaggtctaactagaccagtacagagaggagtcctctatcaggactaaggtctaactagaccagtacagagaggagtcctctatcaggactaaggtctaactagaccagtacagagatgagtcctctatcaggactaaagtctaactagaccagtacagagaggagtcctctatcaggactaaggtctaacaagaccaggacagagaggagtcctctatcagcactaaggtctaactagaccagtacagagaggagtcctctatcagcactaaggtctaacaagaccagtacagagatgagtcctctatcagcactaaggtctaactagaccagtacagagatgagtcctctatcaggactaaagtctaactagaccagtacagagaggagtcctctatcagcactaaggtctaactagaccagtacggagaggagtcctctatcagcactaaggtctaactagaccagtacagagaggagtcctctatcagcactaaggtctaactagaccagtacagagaggagtcctctatcaggactaaggtctaactagaccagtacagagaggagtcctctatcaggactaaggtctaactagaccagtacagagaggagtcctctatcaggactaaggtctaactagaccaggacagagaggagtcctctatcaggactaaggtctaactagaccagtacagagaggagtcctctatcagcacttgAGTTGAATAGAACTTTCTTGAAAGCCCATGCAGACAGTGGATAGGGCCAATAACAGTGTGATGGTTCCTCAGCACATGGATCAACTCTGGACTGAGATTAGTTCAACTCTGTTCTCTGCTGCAGTTTGAGTTGGACATTGAACCTCGTTTGAAGCCGTCTCTGATTGGAGGAGGtgttggaagaggaggaggcgggggaggagcaggaggagtgaACGACAGCCAGGACGTCTCCTTCAGCCAGACCACTAAAGGTATGCAGCCGCTGAAGGATTCAGTGTCTGAGCTGGAGATGATGACCAGAGCAGGTAAATCCTCCaccttttcctctctcctcctccctcctttacttcacctcctacctccttctctcctccacctgtaaaCAGATGATATTCTCCTTGACCCCAGGTAGCAGTCTCAATGACTGTAAACCAGAACAAGAGAAAGAGTTCCTTATAGAAGATAACGCTCCTCATCCTCAGTCTGTTGGTGTCTAGGAGTTCTTGATAGAAGATAACGCTCCTCATCCTCAGTCTGTTGGTGTCTAGGAGTTCCTTATAGAAGATAACGCTCCTCATCCTCAGTCTGTTGGTGTCTAGGAGTTCCTTATAGAAGATAacgctcctcatcctcagcctgttGGTGTCTAGGAGTTCCTTATAGAAGATAacgctcctcatcctcagcctgttGGTGTCTAGGAGTTCCTTATAGAAGATAacgctcctcatcctcagcctgttGGTGTCTAGGAGTTCCTTATAGAAGATAacgctcctcatcctcagcctgttGGTGTCTAGGAGTTCCTTATAGAAGATAACGCTCCTCATCCTCAGTCTGTTGGTGTCTAGGAGTTCCTTATAGAAGATAACGCTCCTCATCCTCAGTCTGTTGGTGTCTAGGAGTTCCTTATAGAAGATAtcgctcctcatcctcagcctgttGGTGTCTAGGAGTTCCTTATAGAAGATAACGCTCCtcatccaatccaatccaatccaatttatttatatagcacatattaaaaacagagggtttaacgaagtgcttcacagtaagcatagcataataataaaatataatattacagtagtagataaaaggcatacaaacaaaatagagagaaatcaatacaaaacatagctCAAACTAACTCAaaagcgagggaaaagaggtgggtcttcaggcgggacttaaaggtttggagggtgggcgacaatttgacctgggggggcaggtcgttccagagcctgggggctactgctgagaaggccggtctcctctggtaattttcttagttttagggactactaggaggagctggtcagCCGATCTCAGACCTCTTGAGGGGgtgtacacctgtatgaggtcagagatgtactgaggggccagcccattaagcgctttaaaaacaaacaataaaatcttaaaatgaacTCTAAAGTGGACAGGAAGCCAATGGAGGAAGACAGGACTGGGGTGATGTGATCGTACTTGCGGGTTCCTGTAAGCAACCGAGCGCAGCATTTTGCACACGCTGCAGGCGGGCCAGCAAGTCTTATTTAAGCCGGCATAAAGTGCATTACAGTAATCTAACGCGTagaaacaaatgcatgaattacaCGCTCAAAATCAGAAGCGGATAAAACCGGTTTAATTTTGGACAGCAGCCTCAGGTGATAAAAACTGGACTTAACCACAGAGTTTATCTGTTTATCTAATTTAAAAGCACTGTCGATTTTAACGCCCAGATTAGAGACCATGGGTTTTGCATACTGTTGCAGGAACCCAGGTCAATGGAGGGGACATCGCCATTTGGTCCAAACACAATTACCTC is a window of Pseudoliparis swirei isolate HS2019 ecotype Mariana Trench unplaced genomic scaffold, NWPU_hadal_v1 hadal_26, whole genome shotgun sequence DNA encoding:
- the tmem259 gene encoding membralin isoform X5 — its product is MSENQANNNNVPLNNNNMGPNRIRNPNVNQNPLINVRDRLFHALFFKMAVTYARLFPPSFRRVFEFFVLLKALFVLFILAYIHIAFSRSPINCLEVVRERWPRDGILRVEIQRNSSRAPVFLQYYDSTGLQEELEAEEGGGATRGVVGLSLAALQEEEEDEDEMTVEMFDNSSVQFELDIEPRLKPSLIGGGVGRGGGGGGAGGVNDSQDVSFSQTTKVWPQEEYIVEYSLEYGFLRLSQSTRQRLNIPVMVVTLDPMKDECFGDGFSRFLLDEFLGYDDILMSSVKALAENEENKGFLRNVVSGEHYRFVSMWMARTSYLAAFVIMVIFTLSVSMLLRYSHHQIFVFIVDLLQMLEMNMTIAFPAAPLLTVILALVGMEAIMSEFFNDTTTAFYIILIVWLADQYDAICCHTNTSKRHWLR